The Streptomonospora litoralis genome window below encodes:
- a CDS encoding lysophospholipid acyltransferase family protein, translated as MQLYGAAKTVIAPVTRGIWPLRKEGLHHIPAEGPVILAANHLSNIDPLFIGVAVPRQVTFIAKRELFAEGNVAQRTFTRALRAIGQLSVDRSPGQSSREAMEQSLKILGNGAAFGIFPEGTRSPDGRLYRGQTGLAWLALASGAPVVPLALAGTDRILPHGRRIPALRRIGIRVGPPVDLSPWFGEEGKARSRRAATDAVMAAIQRLSGQEPVPRFAASVKAELGSGKV; from the coding sequence GTGCAGCTGTACGGAGCCGCCAAGACGGTCATCGCGCCGGTCACCAGAGGCATCTGGCCGCTGCGCAAGGAGGGCCTGCACCACATCCCCGCCGAGGGACCGGTGATCCTGGCCGCCAACCACCTCTCCAACATCGACCCCCTGTTCATCGGCGTCGCCGTTCCCCGGCAGGTGACGTTCATCGCCAAGCGGGAACTGTTCGCCGAGGGCAACGTCGCCCAGCGCACCTTCACCCGCGCGCTGCGCGCCATCGGCCAGCTCTCCGTCGACCGCAGCCCCGGGCAGAGCTCGCGGGAGGCCATGGAACAGAGCCTGAAGATCCTCGGCAACGGCGCCGCGTTCGGCATCTTCCCCGAGGGCACCCGCTCCCCCGACGGGCGCCTGTACCGCGGACAGACCGGCTTGGCGTGGCTGGCGCTGGCCTCGGGGGCTCCGGTCGTCCCCCTCGCGCTGGCCGGGACCGACCGCATCCTGCCCCACGGCCGCCGGATCCCCGCGCTGCGCCGGATCGGGATCCGGGTGGGTCCCCCGGTGGACTTGTCGCCGTGGTTCGGCGAGGAGGGCAAGGCGCGTTCGCGCCGGGCGGCGACCGACGCCGTCATGGCGGCGATTCAGCGCCTTTCGGGGCAGGAGCCGGTGCCGCGCTTCGCCGCGTCGGTCAAGGCCGAACTGGGCTCCGGCAAGGTCTGA
- a CDS encoding penicillin-binding transpeptidase domain-containing protein gives MDDDRRPSGPGEPSSPPPAPSGRHDGDANRRLEQDAAPAYGAPAPPEHSEGPPPEAPRPYAPPPSPQWPGAGSAEPPRHPAPEPPQQQPGAHGDGTPAEQWGQAAPSSPYSIPGRGPAGPSHPDRQPPSPPHGPAPSVPQEAPPPYAADHRPPFTPAEGPPAAAPYPPPEGHTPAASHDGPPPYAATGHGYPSVPADDRDPFASSAAGDPFSPPDGPRHTEPQPAVAPAAPPSGAVFTRGGASGPVPVPPETPHAGPGPGGPGGDPFGSDRPVPRRRSRKGLLIGIVSAVVVLALAGGGASWYVLTLPEPEETAAAYVRAWNSQDYAAMTGLADGGDPAAAFKRLDGNLGIEQTRVTTGAVEEVGDGAVVPFEATFTLSNAGEWSYSGELPLVRVEREWKVDFGPGVVHPDLGEGQTLVRTNEWGERGHILAADGSRLDDGTASGSVQMILGEVGTAAEEDLADLGAAYEVGDPVGVSGVQKAYEERLAGEASTAIRVVEAGTAPQDVPEDAPTAGSIEGQDGKDVTLSIDPAVQAAAAQAIIGQSKPTAMVALRPSTGEVLAAANVPGGFNRALDGQYPAGSIFKIISYNALLDSGMGMDAAMNCPKTTEVGGRTYKNAGDAAYGAQTVTEAFATSCNTALVQEVADRLDGASLLASAEQFGFNTGFHSGLPVFKPSLPQPDSVSLLTASSIGQGKVLTSPLHMASLPAAVADGSWRAPMLVTEPAPAERPEPAPIANAQNLRDMTRAVVTEGTAENVGFTGEVHGKSGTAEYGTAAEGEELPAHGWFVGYEGDIAFAVVVEDGQSGSGAAAPLAKSFLDAL, from the coding sequence GTGGACGACGACCGGCGCCCCTCCGGGCCGGGTGAGCCCTCCTCGCCGCCTCCTGCGCCGTCGGGCCGGCACGACGGCGACGCGAACCGCCGCTTGGAGCAGGACGCGGCACCGGCCTACGGTGCGCCCGCGCCCCCGGAGCATTCCGAGGGACCCCCGCCGGAGGCGCCGCGGCCGTATGCGCCGCCACCCTCGCCGCAGTGGCCCGGCGCCGGCAGTGCCGAGCCGCCGCGCCACCCCGCCCCAGAGCCGCCGCAGCAGCAGCCGGGCGCGCACGGCGACGGCACACCCGCCGAGCAGTGGGGCCAGGCCGCCCCCTCCTCGCCCTATTCGATCCCCGGACGCGGCCCCGCCGGGCCCTCGCACCCGGACCGGCAGCCGCCCTCGCCGCCGCACGGCCCCGCGCCCTCCGTGCCGCAGGAGGCCCCTCCGCCCTACGCCGCCGACCACCGGCCCCCCTTCACCCCGGCAGAGGGTCCGCCGGCGGCCGCGCCGTACCCGCCGCCCGAGGGGCACACCCCGGCGGCGTCCCACGACGGCCCGCCGCCTTATGCGGCCACCGGCCACGGGTACCCCTCGGTCCCGGCCGACGACCGCGATCCCTTCGCATCCTCGGCGGCGGGCGATCCCTTCTCACCGCCCGACGGGCCCCGCCACACCGAGCCGCAGCCGGCGGTCGCGCCGGCGGCCCCCCCGAGCGGCGCGGTGTTCACCCGCGGCGGCGCGAGCGGCCCTGTGCCCGTTCCGCCCGAGACGCCGCACGCCGGCCCCGGGCCGGGCGGCCCCGGCGGCGACCCCTTCGGCAGCGACCGTCCCGTTCCGCGGCGCCGCTCGCGCAAGGGGCTGCTCATCGGCATCGTCAGCGCCGTGGTGGTCCTGGCGCTCGCGGGCGGCGGAGCCTCCTGGTACGTGCTGACGCTGCCCGAACCGGAGGAGACCGCCGCGGCCTATGTGCGCGCGTGGAACTCCCAGGACTACGCGGCCATGACCGGCCTCGCCGACGGCGGCGATCCGGCCGCCGCCTTCAAGCGGTTGGACGGCAACCTCGGCATCGAGCAGACCCGGGTGACCACCGGAGCGGTCGAGGAGGTCGGCGACGGCGCCGTCGTCCCCTTCGAGGCGACGTTCACTCTCAGCAACGCCGGCGAGTGGAGCTACTCCGGCGAACTCCCTCTGGTTCGCGTCGAACGGGAGTGGAAGGTCGACTTCGGCCCCGGGGTGGTCCACCCCGACCTCGGCGAGGGGCAGACCCTCGTGCGCACCAACGAGTGGGGCGAGCGCGGGCACATCCTCGCCGCCGACGGCAGCCGGCTGGACGACGGCACGGCGTCGGGCTCGGTGCAGATGATCCTCGGCGAGGTGGGCACGGCCGCCGAGGAGGACCTCGCCGACCTCGGCGCCGCCTACGAGGTCGGCGACCCCGTGGGTGTCAGCGGGGTGCAGAAGGCCTACGAGGAGCGTCTGGCGGGCGAGGCCAGCACCGCCATCCGCGTCGTCGAGGCGGGCACCGCGCCTCAGGACGTACCCGAGGACGCTCCCACCGCGGGCTCCATCGAGGGACAGGACGGCAAGGACGTCACCCTCAGCATCGACCCCGCGGTGCAGGCCGCCGCCGCGCAGGCGATCATCGGCCAGTCCAAGCCCACCGCGATGGTCGCCCTGCGCCCGTCGACCGGCGAGGTGCTGGCCGCCGCCAACGTGCCCGGCGGCTTCAACCGCGCGCTGGACGGGCAGTACCCGGCCGGCTCCATCTTCAAGATCATCTCCTACAACGCGCTGCTGGACTCCGGCATGGGCATGGACGCGGCGATGAACTGCCCCAAGACCACCGAGGTGGGCGGGCGCACGTACAAGAACGCCGGCGACGCCGCCTACGGCGCCCAGACGGTCACCGAGGCCTTCGCCACCTCCTGCAACACCGCGCTGGTACAGGAGGTCGCCGACCGGCTCGACGGCGCGTCGCTGCTCGCAAGCGCCGAGCAATTCGGCTTCAACACCGGCTTCCACAGCGGCCTGCCGGTCTTCAAGCCCTCGCTCCCCCAGCCCGACAGCGTCAGCCTGCTGACCGCCTCCAGCATCGGCCAGGGCAAGGTGCTGACCTCGCCGCTGCACATGGCGTCGCTGCCCGCAGCCGTGGCCGACGGCTCGTGGCGGGCGCCCATGCTGGTCACCGAGCCCGCGCCCGCCGAGCGGCCGGAGCCCGCGCCCATCGCCAACGCCCAGAACCTGCGCGACATGACGCGGGCGGTCGTCACCGAGGGAACCGCCGAGAACGTCGGCTTCACCGGCGAGGTGCACGGCAAAAGCGGCACCGCGGAGTACGGCACCGCCGCCGAAGGCGAGGAACTGCCCGCCCACGGCTGGTTCGTGGGCTACGAGGGCGACATCGCGTTCGCGGTCGTCGTCGAGGACGGGCAGAGCGGCTCGGGGGCCGCGGCGCCGCTGGCCAAGTCCTTCCTGGACGCGCTCTAA
- a CDS encoding glycoside hydrolase family 10 protein, giving the protein MRRLLGAVALVATVPLLGACVPWSPPGPGQETASPQARGTRPVPEDCAGDPAYPKRQLRGAWIATVRNIDWPSRPGLSEQKQRTELRKMLDRASGMGLNAVFLHVRPTADAVYESDMEPWARYLTGEQGGDPGYDPLKFAVREAHRRGIELHAWFNPYRVGWQDPDLENLADDHPAKRNPGWLIEYGDEGYLDPGNPDVREWVGDVVLDVVRRYDIDGVHFDDYFYPYPAEGEEFDDDRSFRRHGDGFDSRAAWRRHNVDTLVAEIHERIQDTKPWVRFGISPFGIWRNDDSHPAGSDTEGLESYSAQFADTRAWVRQGTVDYVVPQLYWPRGYGIADYAKLVPWWSELVSGSGVDLYIGQAAYRVGEEGFRGADALSRQLDLNAEHSEVGGDVYFSISDLTGRAEEAMQTVGEQHYRRPALPPTADGANRPPEPVTDLTAERGSDDTVRLRWQGVPDARFYAVYRVPGEGRDACDLADARHLVAVTGAGDDRPAFTDTDPGEGPVRYHVTALDDYRAESAPGPAARLTSG; this is encoded by the coding sequence ATGCGACGTCTGCTCGGCGCTGTGGCCCTGGTCGCGACGGTGCCGCTGCTCGGCGCCTGCGTACCGTGGTCGCCCCCCGGTCCCGGCCAGGAGACCGCTTCGCCTCAAGCGCGCGGCACCCGGCCCGTCCCCGAGGACTGCGCCGGCGACCCCGCGTACCCGAAACGGCAGCTGCGCGGCGCCTGGATCGCCACCGTGCGCAACATCGACTGGCCCTCCCGGCCGGGCCTGAGTGAGCAGAAGCAGCGCACCGAGCTGCGCAAGATGCTCGACCGCGCCTCCGGTATGGGGCTCAACGCGGTTTTCCTGCACGTGCGCCCCACCGCCGACGCCGTCTACGAGTCCGACATGGAGCCCTGGGCGCGCTACCTCACCGGCGAGCAGGGCGGCGACCCCGGCTACGACCCGCTGAAGTTCGCCGTTCGCGAGGCCCACCGGCGCGGCATCGAACTGCACGCCTGGTTCAACCCCTACCGGGTCGGATGGCAGGACCCCGACCTGGAGAACCTCGCCGACGACCACCCCGCGAAGCGGAACCCGGGCTGGCTGATCGAATACGGCGACGAGGGCTATCTGGACCCCGGCAACCCCGATGTGCGCGAATGGGTCGGCGACGTCGTCCTCGACGTCGTCCGGCGCTACGACATCGACGGCGTGCACTTCGACGACTACTTCTACCCCTATCCGGCCGAGGGGGAGGAGTTCGACGACGACCGCAGCTTCCGGCGCCACGGCGACGGCTTCGACAGCCGCGCCGCCTGGCGCCGCCACAACGTCGACACCCTCGTGGCCGAGATCCACGAGCGCATCCAGGACACCAAGCCCTGGGTGCGGTTCGGCATCTCGCCCTTCGGTATCTGGCGCAACGACGACAGCCACCCGGCCGGTTCCGACACCGAGGGCCTGGAGTCCTACAGCGCCCAGTTCGCCGACACCCGCGCCTGGGTACGGCAGGGCACCGTCGACTACGTCGTCCCCCAGCTCTACTGGCCGCGCGGCTACGGCATCGCCGACTACGCGAAGCTCGTGCCCTGGTGGTCCGAACTCGTGTCCGGCAGCGGCGTCGACCTCTACATCGGCCAGGCCGCCTACCGGGTCGGCGAGGAGGGCTTCCGCGGCGCTGACGCGCTCTCGCGCCAACTGGACCTCAACGCCGAGCACAGCGAGGTCGGCGGCGACGTGTACTTCTCCATCAGCGATCTGACCGGGCGCGCCGAGGAGGCCATGCAGACGGTCGGCGAGCAACACTACCGGCGCCCCGCCCTCCCGCCGACCGCCGACGGCGCCAACCGCCCGCCCGAGCCCGTCACCGACCTGACCGCCGAGCGCGGATCCGACGACACCGTGCGCCTGCGGTGGCAGGGCGTGCCCGACGCCCGCTTCTACGCCGTCTACCGCGTGCCCGGCGAAGGGCGCGACGCCTGCGACCTGGCCGACGCCCGGCACCTGGTCGCCGTCACCGGCGCCGGCGACGATCGGCCCGCCTTCACCGACACCGACCCCGGCGAGGGCCCCGTCCGCTACCACGTGACCGCCCTGGACGACTACCGCGCCGAGAGCGCCCCCGGACCCGCCGCCCGGCTCACGTCCGGATAG
- a CDS encoding FAD-dependent oxidoreductase encodes MGIVGSGPAGIYAADLLTKDETLAACATPVSIDVIDRLPTPYGLVRYGVAPDHPRIKQIQQALHKVLDKPEVRFLGNVDYGSDLKLEDMRRHYDAVVFATGSDRDRPLDIPGADLPGCHGAADFVSWYDSHPDVAPEWPVDGTGAAVIGAGNVAVDVARILAKDAEDLHDTDITDNVHRSLAAKRVTDVHVFARRGIAQAKFTPMELRELDKQPGVEVVVDPEDFDLCEASMAAIEESNQVKTNVKILQNWAIRDPRGEPRRLHLHFLHRPAEVLGEKRVRGLRTERMELTGDGGVRGTGEFVDHEVQAVYRAVGYLGSPVADLAFDQERGVIPNDGGRVLDLDERPVPGVYATGWIKRGPVGLIGHTKGDALETVTNLVADRADLAPAAEPEPEAFLRLLDERGVAYTGWEGWQRLEAHEESLGLPHGRKRIKVRERAEMTRIARSDRSA; translated from the coding sequence GTGGGAATCGTGGGGTCCGGCCCCGCGGGTATTTACGCGGCCGACCTGCTGACCAAGGACGAGACGCTGGCCGCGTGCGCCACGCCGGTCAGCATCGACGTCATCGACAGGCTGCCCACCCCCTACGGCCTGGTCCGCTACGGCGTGGCCCCCGACCACCCCCGCATCAAGCAGATCCAGCAGGCCCTGCACAAGGTGCTGGACAAGCCCGAGGTGCGGTTCCTCGGCAACGTCGACTACGGCAGCGACCTCAAACTCGAGGACATGCGCCGCCACTACGACGCCGTCGTCTTCGCCACCGGCTCCGACCGCGACCGGCCGCTGGACATCCCCGGCGCCGACCTGCCCGGCTGCCACGGCGCCGCCGACTTCGTCTCCTGGTACGACAGCCACCCCGACGTGGCCCCCGAGTGGCCGGTCGACGGCACCGGCGCCGCCGTGATCGGCGCGGGCAACGTCGCCGTGGACGTCGCCCGGATCCTGGCCAAGGACGCCGAGGACCTCCACGACACCGACATCACCGACAACGTCCACCGGTCGCTGGCCGCAAAGCGGGTCACCGACGTGCATGTTTTCGCCCGCCGCGGGATCGCCCAGGCCAAGTTCACCCCGATGGAGCTGCGCGAACTGGACAAGCAGCCCGGCGTCGAGGTCGTCGTCGACCCCGAGGACTTCGACCTGTGCGAGGCGAGCATGGCCGCCATCGAGGAGTCCAACCAGGTCAAGACGAACGTCAAGATCCTGCAGAACTGGGCGATCCGCGACCCGCGCGGCGAGCCCCGCCGGCTCCACCTGCACTTCCTGCACCGGCCCGCCGAGGTGCTGGGCGAGAAGCGGGTGCGGGGCCTGCGCACCGAGCGCATGGAGCTGACCGGCGACGGCGGCGTGCGCGGCACCGGCGAGTTCGTCGACCACGAGGTGCAGGCCGTCTACCGCGCCGTGGGCTATCTCGGCTCGCCGGTGGCCGACCTCGCCTTCGACCAGGAGCGCGGCGTGATCCCCAACGACGGCGGCCGCGTGCTCGACCTCGACGAGCGGCCGGTGCCCGGCGTCTACGCGACCGGTTGGATCAAGCGCGGACCGGTCGGCCTCATCGGCCACACCAAGGGCGACGCGCTGGAGACCGTGACCAACCTGGTGGCCGACCGGGCCGACCTGGCCCCGGCGGCGGAGCCGGAACCCGAGGCGTTCCTGCGCCTGCTCGACGAGCGCGGCGTCGCCTACACCGGCTGGGAGGGCTGGCAGCGGCTGGAGGCGCACGAGGAGTCCCTCGGGCTGCCGCACGGCCGCAAGCGGATCAAGGTCCGCGAACGTGCGGAGATGACGCGCATCGCACGCTCCGATCGATCCGCCTGA
- a CDS encoding DUF3040 domain-containing protein — MSLREYERRILAEMEHALAEDDPDLDGHLRSFGADDDSYLDDERPGRWLLWMLIGVAVLVLCAMLAGLYFSAPVQGTAPPTTPASPGAAQPGAGGGTG, encoded by the coding sequence ATGTCACTGCGTGAGTACGAGCGGCGGATCCTCGCCGAGATGGAGCACGCGCTGGCGGAGGACGATCCCGACCTCGACGGGCACCTGCGCAGTTTCGGCGCCGACGACGACTCCTACCTCGACGACGAGCGGCCGGGGCGGTGGCTGCTGTGGATGCTGATCGGGGTGGCGGTCCTCGTGCTGTGCGCCATGCTGGCCGGGCTCTATTTCAGTGCGCCCGTGCAGGGCACGGCCCCGCCCACGACGCCCGCCTCGCCTGGTGCCGCGCAGCCGGGGGCGGGCGGCGGCACCGGGTGA